From a single Methylacidiphilum kamchatkense Kam1 genomic region:
- a CDS encoding TonB-dependent receptor family protein: protein MPEVEVSESEPSLTVLSAQKMQELLNELPASSNLIEAKRVRQGRAATLQDLFLFQPGIWTQPGFTGPNAYRISIRGSGLSTGAGTERGIWFLQDGLPLNPPDGVLFNQGQFDPLAYQYSVISRGAEAFNYGFATLFGAVNFVTYTGYTAPPYSAYFTAGSFGWLQGSIETAGVESKTDYFAVLSDASAEGYRFHNSFNNAWLNTNIGYKITPTVENRIYFTYSNQQWQVPGPLALEEVLTDPTTANPAYVEGDYRQFWDTTRVADKATYTIDPQQTVNMGISWTNLHQITFYGLFFQSSNNFFSLPCNYTNTMDLYGHRNLIVAGIMPMGEFYQENWNRLLGTIQGTPMATYNMTVVNIPVYAYDQFWVNEKFSINLALQAVYDRLTNEAYKDLLHRSADTTLTFSQFNPKLGLLYQVDHYNQVYTSVARSFEPPSLYETAISPTALPPNLALYPNRAQNAITAEIGTRGQWDRFNWSFAFFQSWVTNELLEVSLNPPLNTLIYTINAPPTTHRGIEISLNTTLARGLMVSNADPQNLDQLVLYQIFDWYRFYLNGNFFSPITHQEIPLRGDQLFGVPEYSYMAQLLYMHPSGFYIGPNVMAWSTYPVDLVNTTFAPGTALLGFRIGYQNPKKHLSIYLDGRNLTNEHYVAMVSDVFDASNGGKIPVSKQTYFWPGDGWAIYGGISWNF from the coding sequence ATGCCGGAAGTGGAGGTCTCTGAATCTGAGCCTTCTTTAACTGTTCTCTCTGCACAAAAAATGCAAGAATTATTAAATGAACTGCCAGCAAGTTCCAATCTTATTGAAGCCAAACGAGTCCGTCAGGGCAGAGCAGCTACGTTGCAAGATCTTTTTTTGTTTCAACCAGGCATATGGACCCAACCTGGATTTACCGGGCCTAACGCCTATCGAATATCAATTAGGGGATCTGGCCTATCGACTGGAGCAGGGACTGAAAGAGGAATATGGTTTTTACAAGATGGGCTCCCCTTAAACCCTCCAGATGGCGTGCTGTTTAATCAAGGGCAGTTTGATCCATTGGCTTATCAGTATTCTGTGATTTCTCGTGGAGCCGAGGCGTTTAATTATGGATTTGCAACACTTTTTGGAGCCGTAAACTTCGTCACATACACTGGCTATACTGCACCTCCCTATTCCGCTTATTTTACAGCCGGTAGTTTTGGTTGGCTACAAGGTTCCATTGAAACAGCTGGTGTGGAATCCAAGACAGATTATTTTGCTGTTCTCTCCGATGCTTCCGCAGAAGGCTATCGCTTTCACAACAGCTTTAATAATGCTTGGCTGAACACCAACATTGGCTATAAGATCACGCCAACTGTCGAAAATCGCATCTACTTTACTTATTCCAACCAGCAATGGCAAGTTCCTGGGCCTCTTGCTCTTGAGGAAGTCTTAACGGATCCTACCACAGCTAATCCAGCCTATGTGGAGGGAGACTATCGGCAATTTTGGGACACCACCCGAGTAGCCGATAAAGCAACCTATACGATTGATCCACAACAAACCGTAAACATGGGAATTTCTTGGACTAATCTCCATCAGATAACTTTTTATGGTCTTTTTTTCCAGAGCTCCAATAATTTCTTCTCTCTGCCCTGCAACTATACGAATACCATGGATCTCTACGGACATCGGAACTTGATTGTTGCTGGGATCATGCCAATGGGTGAGTTCTATCAAGAGAATTGGAATAGGCTTTTGGGAACTATTCAGGGAACTCCGATGGCCACATATAATATGACCGTCGTGAATATCCCCGTATATGCCTATGATCAATTTTGGGTTAACGAAAAATTTTCTATTAATCTTGCTTTACAAGCTGTTTACGATCGGTTGACTAATGAAGCTTATAAAGATCTCCTTCATCGAAGTGCCGATACCACACTGACATTTAGTCAATTCAATCCTAAATTGGGACTTCTTTATCAAGTGGACCATTATAATCAAGTCTATACCAGTGTAGCAAGGAGCTTTGAACCCCCTTCTCTTTATGAAACGGCAATCTCCCCTACCGCTTTACCACCCAACCTTGCTTTATACCCTAATCGAGCTCAAAATGCCATTACAGCAGAGATTGGAACCAGAGGCCAATGGGATAGATTTAATTGGAGTTTTGCTTTTTTTCAATCTTGGGTAACAAACGAACTGCTTGAAGTCTCTTTAAATCCTCCTCTTAATACTTTAATTTATACAATTAATGCTCCTCCAACCACTCATCGTGGCATTGAAATCAGTCTCAATACCACCCTGGCTAGGGGGTTAATGGTTAGCAATGCCGACCCCCAAAACCTGGATCAGCTTGTGCTCTATCAGATTTTTGATTGGTATCGATTTTATTTAAATGGGAATTTTTTTTCACCAATCACGCATCAAGAGATACCTCTAAGGGGTGATCAACTTTTTGGGGTGCCTGAATATTCCTATATGGCTCAACTGTTATATATGCATCCTTCTGGATTTTACATCGGACCCAATGTTATGGCATGGTCCACTTATCCAGTAGACCTGGTGAACACGACATTTGCTCCAGGGACGGCTTTGCTCGGTTTTCGGATTGGATATCAAAACCCAAAAAAACATCTTTCCATTTATTTAGACGGAAGGAACTTAACCAACGAACATTATGTAGCGATGGTAAGTGATGTTTTTGACGCCTCTAATGGAGGAAAGATTCCGGTGTCAAAACAAACATATTTTTGGCCTGGAGATGGTTGGGCTATTTATGGGGGAATTTCATGGAACTTTTGA
- a CDS encoding uracil-DNA glycosylase, with amino-acid sequence MDPKDRALSDLEERVIACRLCPRLVAWREEILKHKPKRFAKETYWSRPVPGFGDSSAKLLIVGLAPAAHGGNRTGRIFTGDRSGDFLFDALYRFGYSNSPLSIGKNDSLLLNKVYITATVRCAPPKNKPLLEEIINCRPYLIEELNILKNVHIILALGRIAFDGIFETLKIMAKEKGEPFPIKKPAFRHGLELSLPDGKILVASFHPSQQNTFTGRLTKSMFDAVFKRIDQLLNS; translated from the coding sequence ATGGATCCAAAAGATCGAGCACTTTCCGATCTAGAGGAAAGAGTGATTGCTTGCCGTCTCTGTCCGAGACTTGTAGCCTGGAGGGAAGAAATACTAAAGCATAAACCGAAAAGATTTGCCAAAGAAACGTATTGGTCCAGACCCGTTCCAGGATTTGGAGATAGTTCGGCTAAGCTACTTATTGTTGGGCTTGCCCCAGCAGCTCACGGAGGAAACCGTACTGGTAGAATCTTTACGGGCGATCGGAGTGGGGATTTTCTCTTCGATGCCCTCTACCGTTTTGGATATTCCAACAGTCCATTATCGATTGGAAAAAACGATTCTTTACTCCTTAATAAGGTCTACATTACGGCTACAGTTCGCTGTGCGCCTCCTAAAAATAAACCGCTTTTAGAAGAAATTATTAATTGCAGGCCATATTTGATAGAAGAATTAAACATTCTAAAAAACGTTCATATCATTTTGGCTTTGGGCCGCATTGCTTTTGATGGAATCTTTGAAACACTTAAAATTATGGCCAAAGAAAAAGGTGAACCTTTTCCAATCAAAAAGCCCGCCTTTAGGCATGGACTCGAACTATCCCTCCCGGATGGTAAAATTCTTGTCGCTTCCTTTCATCCCAGCCAACAAAACACCTTTACAGGTAGACTCACCAAGAGCATGTTCGATGCTGTTTTTAAGCGGATTGATCAACTTTTAAATAGCTAG
- a CDS encoding nucleoside deaminase: MNSHQHYSDPFWKIALEEAKIGFEEGGIPIGACLVYKDRVLGRGRNRRVQLGSVIRHGEMDCLENAGRYPPKVYHNAILYTTLSPCWMCTGAILLYGIKKVVVGENHNFKGPEEVLVQHGVEIIHLDDEECKRLLTSFIESNPELWFEDIGKITD; this comes from the coding sequence ATGAATAGTCATCAGCATTATTCTGATCCTTTCTGGAAAATTGCTCTGGAGGAGGCAAAAATTGGATTTGAAGAAGGGGGAATACCAATCGGTGCCTGCCTTGTCTACAAAGATAGAGTGCTTGGAAGAGGAAGAAACCGTAGGGTACAATTGGGCAGCGTTATAAGGCATGGTGAAATGGATTGCTTAGAAAATGCAGGACGCTATCCACCAAAAGTTTATCATAACGCCATTCTCTATACGACCCTTTCTCCGTGTTGGATGTGCACGGGAGCCATTCTCCTCTATGGAATAAAAAAAGTTGTCGTAGGGGAAAATCATAACTTTAAAGGACCTGAAGAAGTCCTTGTACAGCATGGGGTAGAAATTATTCATCTCGATGATGAAGAATGCAAAAGATTATTGACTTCTTTTATCGAATCGAATCCTGAGCTGTGGTTCGAAGATATAGGAAAAATCACTGACTAG
- the thrC gene encoding threonine synthase has product MKEFFDCLKCKECGRSYPKEALHVCEFDFGPLEATYHYHKIKKYVSRQMIESGPYSMWRYEPFLPLEEEPTVGLHTGMTPLLDAKRLAKILGVKALYIKNDTVNFPTLSFKDRVVSVALSRAKELHYEVVSCASTGNLANSLAAHAAANGFKSYVLIPADLEPAKVIGSLVYNTRVIGIKGSYDKVNRLCSEIAGKYRWAFVNVNFRPYYAEGSKTMGFEILEQMGWKIPDHTVICMASGSLLTKIDKAYQEAILCGLVEEKPYAIHGAQASGCNPITAAFKKGTDLIRPIANPNTIAKSLAIGTPADGYYAIQTIRRTGGYAEDVTDQEIIEGIKILAETEGVFAETAGGVTVGCAKKLIQKGYIPQESQVVLCITGNGLKTAEVLKDHLNPIDVIDPYIQDFDKIVDFEK; this is encoded by the coding sequence GTGAAAGAATTTTTTGACTGTTTGAAGTGTAAGGAATGCGGCAGGAGTTATCCTAAAGAAGCGCTTCATGTGTGTGAATTCGATTTTGGGCCTCTGGAAGCAACCTACCATTATCATAAAATTAAAAAATATGTTTCCAGGCAAATGATCGAATCTGGACCCTATTCGATGTGGAGATATGAACCCTTTCTTCCTTTGGAAGAGGAACCCACTGTTGGACTGCATACGGGAATGACCCCCCTACTCGATGCTAAAAGATTAGCTAAGATACTTGGAGTAAAAGCACTCTACATTAAGAATGACACGGTCAATTTTCCTACTCTTTCTTTCAAAGACAGGGTTGTTTCTGTTGCCCTTTCTCGAGCTAAAGAGCTGCATTATGAAGTCGTTTCCTGTGCTTCAACAGGCAATCTTGCCAACAGTCTGGCTGCTCACGCTGCTGCCAATGGATTTAAAAGTTACGTTCTTATTCCTGCTGATCTTGAGCCTGCAAAAGTCATAGGGAGTTTGGTCTATAATACGAGGGTTATCGGTATTAAAGGCTCCTATGATAAAGTTAATAGGCTTTGTTCGGAAATTGCTGGCAAATATCGCTGGGCCTTTGTCAATGTCAATTTTAGACCTTATTATGCTGAAGGTTCGAAAACGATGGGCTTTGAAATCTTAGAACAAATGGGATGGAAAATTCCGGATCATACGGTCATCTGCATGGCTAGTGGCTCTTTATTGACCAAAATAGATAAAGCTTATCAAGAAGCCATTCTCTGTGGGTTGGTGGAAGAAAAACCCTATGCTATTCATGGGGCCCAAGCCTCTGGTTGTAATCCCATTACGGCAGCCTTTAAAAAAGGAACGGATTTGATCAGGCCTATAGCCAATCCAAACACGATTGCTAAGTCTTTGGCTATTGGAACGCCTGCCGATGGTTATTATGCGATTCAGACAATTCGGCGGACCGGTGGATATGCTGAAGATGTCACTGATCAAGAAATTATTGAAGGCATAAAAATTTTGGCTGAAACCGAAGGTGTATTCGCTGAAACCGCTGGTGGCGTTACGGTAGGATGTGCAAAAAAATTGATCCAAAAAGGATACATACCCCAAGAAAGCCAAGTAGTTTTGTGTATTACAGGCAACGGATTAAAAACTGCAGAAGTCCTCAAAGATCATTTAAACCCCATTGATGTGATTGACCCGTATATTCAAGATTTTGATAAAATAGTTGACTTTGAAAAATAA
- a CDS encoding ubiquitin-like small modifier protein 1 → MNTTLNDIAVRIPTPLRGLTQNKEIVYVSGKTIKELLHNLESQCPGILNRICNEKGEIRRFVNVYLNGEDIRFLNGLDTPLQQKDEVSIVPAIAGG, encoded by the coding sequence ATGAATACAACGCTAAACGACATCGCTGTAAGGATCCCCACTCCACTTCGTGGACTAACACAGAATAAAGAAATTGTCTATGTTTCTGGAAAGACGATCAAAGAACTGCTGCATAATCTAGAATCCCAATGCCCAGGGATTTTGAACCGCATATGCAACGAAAAAGGAGAGATTAGGCGTTTTGTTAATGTTTATCTTAATGGGGAAGACATCCGGTTTTTAAACGGTTTGGATACTCCACTCCAACAGAAGGATGAAGTAAGCATAGTCCCCGCTATTGCTGGGGGATAA
- a CDS encoding NIL domain-containing protein, with product MIKQRYWLSLDGHLCKRPLIWELSRNFDLIFNIRNASITGEIGIIGIELEGNPEVIKEAVSWLESQGVHVEPVEISTIEG from the coding sequence ATGATCAAACAACGCTATTGGCTCAGTTTGGATGGGCATCTCTGTAAGAGGCCCTTGATATGGGAGTTGAGTAGGAATTTTGATCTCATTTTCAACATCCGAAATGCAAGTATCACTGGAGAAATTGGCATTATAGGCATTGAACTAGAAGGCAATCCAGAAGTTATTAAAGAGGCAGTTTCTTGGCTAGAATCCCAAGGGGTGCATGTAGAGCCTGTGGAAATTAGCACCATCGAAGGATAA
- a CDS encoding FmdB family zinc ribbon protein, producing MPTYLYECRKCGKEFEIFQSITEPPLLCCPEECCAMKPWAKGEVKRIISGGMGLLFKGSGFYITDYRSPSYMKAAKAEKEASTTNKTTGGNSSASNSSSAKPKAGVE from the coding sequence ATGCCAACCTATTTATACGAATGTAGGAAATGTGGTAAGGAATTTGAAATTTTCCAATCGATTACCGAACCTCCTTTACTCTGTTGTCCAGAAGAATGCTGTGCTATGAAACCCTGGGCAAAAGGAGAAGTTAAACGAATTATCTCTGGTGGGATGGGTCTTTTATTCAAAGGTTCTGGTTTCTATATCACTGATTATCGCAGTCCTAGTTATATGAAAGCTGCCAAAGCAGAAAAAGAAGCTTCAACTACAAATAAAACAACTGGTGGCAATAGCAGTGCTTCGAATAGTAGTTCAGCCAAACCTAAAGCTGGGGTGGAGTAA
- a CDS encoding GreA/GreB family elongation factor, with the protein MTTELIDIISSKEDDEWEQSINSNNFKEGVFCIHRSWGLGKVKKIDESNDCVIIDFKGKPSHQMALDFAYSSLTVLSSNHLLVLKEEKLSYLQKLSLENPVELIKIFVLSFRQKATPERLQAVLCPEVVSADQWKKWWENSKKIIKKSASIRIPTRKSEPIVILDKAPDNYSLFIGTLQSALPPRKKIDALYKILKEIESWNDQDQALKAIASIESLLQQAKEDSFPTLDFVLLKEEIIQKAKISLPSEKEEDLFVYIPEKYDLLLSSLLRLSSINQERVLWLLWERKNKPIELFFDLLTNADGKLADNIVKIFEQSGLTDLLLEKFNRLIRERALSVELLYWLCRNKNNLLQPLLNSDLFYCILYVLERELGSVGKKAEKLYDLLTTGTGLIQGLLSASSLDDVKDITRTVLLSPVFRELDKRSLLGAIVKVRPEVQELISGNRGIEGENTLIVSWSSLEEKKRELDELVRKKIPENSKEIAHARSYGDLRENHEYKAAKEMQAVLMRRKAELESMISKARATDFSDVDTSVVNIGTVVHFTDLKTNTPSSIAILGAWDSNPTKGIISYLAAFGQSLLGHKPGDVVQVAMEDGNTKEIRIDKITRWIDAPSV; encoded by the coding sequence ATGACAACCGAACTAATTGATATTATTTCTAGTAAAGAGGATGACGAGTGGGAACAAAGTATTAATTCAAATAATTTTAAAGAAGGGGTCTTTTGCATTCATCGGAGTTGGGGATTGGGCAAAGTCAAGAAGATAGATGAGAGTAATGATTGTGTGATCATTGATTTTAAAGGCAAGCCTTCGCATCAAATGGCTCTTGATTTTGCTTATTCTTCTCTCACCGTCCTCTCTTCTAACCATTTGTTGGTTTTGAAAGAAGAAAAGCTATCCTATTTGCAGAAACTTTCTCTTGAGAATCCAGTAGAGTTAATTAAGATTTTTGTTCTTTCTTTTCGGCAAAAGGCTACCCCAGAGCGCTTGCAAGCTGTCCTATGTCCTGAGGTCGTCTCTGCTGACCAATGGAAGAAATGGTGGGAAAATTCAAAAAAAATAATTAAAAAATCTGCCTCGATCCGTATTCCTACTAGAAAGTCTGAACCGATTGTTATTTTAGATAAAGCTCCCGATAACTATTCCCTATTTATTGGAACTCTTCAGTCAGCACTACCTCCACGAAAAAAGATTGATGCATTATACAAAATACTCAAAGAGATAGAGAGTTGGAACGATCAGGATCAAGCTTTGAAAGCGATTGCAAGCATAGAGAGTCTATTGCAACAGGCTAAGGAGGATTCCTTTCCTACATTGGATTTTGTTTTATTGAAAGAAGAAATTATCCAAAAAGCTAAAATTTCTCTGCCTTCTGAAAAGGAAGAAGATCTCTTTGTTTATATTCCCGAAAAGTATGATCTTCTTTTGTCTTCCCTTTTACGATTATCGTCAATAAACCAAGAAAGAGTTTTGTGGTTACTTTGGGAGAGGAAGAATAAGCCTATTGAGCTGTTTTTCGATCTTTTGACCAATGCGGATGGAAAATTAGCAGATAATATCGTTAAGATTTTTGAGCAATCGGGCTTAACAGACCTATTGCTTGAAAAATTTAATAGATTGATCAGAGAAAGAGCCCTATCCGTTGAATTATTGTACTGGCTTTGTAGAAACAAAAACAATCTGCTTCAGCCCCTTTTAAATTCTGATCTTTTTTATTGCATCCTTTATGTTCTAGAAAGAGAACTCGGTTCGGTTGGAAAGAAAGCTGAAAAATTATACGATCTTTTAACTACTGGGACAGGATTGATTCAGGGTCTACTGTCTGCCTCTTCTCTCGATGACGTCAAGGATATCACCCGTACGGTACTCCTTAGCCCGGTTTTTAGAGAACTCGATAAAAGATCGTTGCTAGGAGCTATTGTCAAGGTAAGGCCGGAAGTTCAGGAATTGATCAGTGGGAATCGTGGAATCGAAGGAGAAAACACCTTAATTGTGTCTTGGAGTAGTTTGGAAGAAAAGAAAAGAGAACTGGATGAGCTAGTGAGGAAAAAGATTCCAGAAAATAGCAAGGAAATAGCGCATGCTAGGTCTTATGGGGATCTCAGAGAGAATCATGAATACAAAGCAGCCAAAGAAATGCAAGCAGTGTTAATGCGAAGGAAAGCCGAACTTGAATCGATGATTAGCAAGGCTAGGGCTACAGACTTTTCAGATGTGGATACATCCGTAGTAAATATTGGAACGGTTGTTCATTTTACGGATTTGAAAACTAATACTCCTAGTTCCATAGCCATTCTAGGGGCATGGGATAGCAATCCAACTAAGGGGATTATTTCTTACCTTGCGGCATTTGGTCAGTCTTTACTAGGTCATAAACCAGGGGATGTGGTTCAGGTAGCAATGGAGGATGGCAACACAAAAGAGATCAGGATTGACAAAATAACCCGATGGATTGATGCCCCTTCTGTTTGA
- a CDS encoding helix-turn-helix transcriptional regulator: MGVKQHCAALEKEGFLETRKRQKSVGRPEIVYCLTEKADIFFPKDCSSFTEQLLRAIESIYGSLAVDRLIHWIYRTEGEHLSQAVSALSLVDKAKELLSFREERGYMGKLVIEEGEELKIIEYHHPLVALLDKYPVIKKFERRMFEKVLGVPVRRIEDRSYGSYCCSFLFSEPSSPLE; this comes from the coding sequence ATGGGAGTCAAACAACATTGTGCAGCCCTAGAAAAGGAAGGATTTTTAGAAACTCGTAAAAGGCAGAAATCTGTAGGAAGACCAGAAATTGTTTATTGCTTAACGGAGAAAGCGGACATTTTTTTCCCTAAAGATTGTTCTTCTTTTACTGAGCAGCTGCTAAGAGCTATAGAATCCATTTATGGGTCCTTAGCGGTTGATCGACTGATCCATTGGATATATAGAACGGAGGGGGAACATCTGAGTCAGGCTGTCAGTGCGTTGAGCTTAGTGGATAAAGCTAAAGAATTACTGAGTTTTAGAGAAGAAAGGGGTTATATGGGTAAGCTTGTTATTGAGGAAGGGGAAGAGCTAAAAATCATAGAATATCATCATCCTCTTGTAGCGCTGTTAGATAAGTATCCAGTGATAAAAAAATTCGAAAGGAGAATGTTTGAAAAAGTTTTAGGCGTGCCTGTGCGACGTATTGAGGATAGATCTTATGGGAGCTATTGCTGTAGCTTCCTATTTTCTGAACCCTCTTCTCCTTTGGAATAA
- the serA gene encoding phosphoglycerate dehydrogenase produces MTIPYHILIADPISKKGILELEASGQIRIDEKYGLKEPDLLSIISEYDGVIVRSQTKITRKVLEAGKKLKVIGRAGVGIDNVDVEAATENGIVVMNTPGGNTIATAEHTFSLLLALARNVPQAHASMQRGEWKRKNFEGIELFGKVLGIIGLGRVGMEVAKRALAFGMKVKCFDPYLSPTKVKNLQVELVNNLEELFFDLDFLSLHVPLTSETEGIINKENLKKCKQGIRLINCARGGLIRIEDLLELLKSGWVAGAALDVYDPEPPPADFPLRGLPNVILTPHLAASTVEAQENVGTEIASMIIDFLCHGIIRNAVNVPSVDPKVLSILSPYMALGEKLGFFMSQWIPNRIDELIIYFSGKINEYDTSPLTRAVLKGYLRKVAGKEVNEVNVMFLINTLGITVKEVKMSSAGEFTEIIGVEAKTDGLVFQAASTFYGKSHRLVQLNFNPIEASMEGILLLLENKDRPGIVGKVGTILGEHAVNIAAMSLARAKAQEKAISILNLDNVPSPEVLAQIRNTEDIYNVRLISL; encoded by the coding sequence ATGACTATTCCATATCATATCCTTATCGCTGACCCTATTTCCAAAAAAGGGATTCTTGAATTAGAAGCTTCTGGGCAAATTAGAATAGACGAAAAATATGGCTTAAAAGAACCCGATCTTCTCTCCATCATTTCTGAATACGACGGAGTGATTGTCCGCAGTCAGACAAAGATAACTCGAAAAGTTCTCGAGGCAGGAAAAAAGCTAAAGGTCATTGGGAGAGCGGGTGTAGGTATTGATAATGTCGATGTCGAGGCAGCAACAGAAAATGGGATAGTAGTGATGAACACCCCCGGAGGCAATACGATTGCTACAGCCGAACATACCTTCTCCCTGCTTCTTGCTCTTGCCAGAAATGTGCCCCAAGCCCATGCCTCCATGCAACGTGGGGAATGGAAACGAAAAAATTTTGAAGGCATCGAGCTTTTTGGAAAGGTCCTAGGCATTATTGGACTTGGGAGAGTTGGAATGGAAGTAGCTAAACGAGCCCTTGCCTTTGGGATGAAAGTTAAATGCTTCGATCCCTACCTCTCACCCACGAAGGTGAAAAATTTGCAAGTGGAACTTGTCAACAATTTGGAAGAGCTCTTTTTTGATTTGGATTTTCTTTCCCTTCATGTCCCTCTTACCTCTGAAACCGAAGGGATCATCAACAAGGAAAACTTAAAAAAATGCAAACAGGGAATCAGGCTCATCAATTGCGCCCGAGGTGGGCTAATTCGGATTGAAGACTTGCTGGAGCTGCTTAAATCAGGATGGGTAGCAGGCGCCGCACTCGATGTCTATGACCCTGAACCTCCGCCAGCTGACTTTCCTCTCCGCGGACTGCCGAATGTCATTCTCACCCCGCATCTGGCTGCATCCACAGTCGAAGCACAGGAAAATGTTGGGACCGAAATCGCAAGCATGATCATAGACTTCCTTTGCCATGGCATAATCCGGAATGCTGTTAATGTGCCGAGTGTTGATCCGAAAGTGCTTTCTATTCTTAGTCCTTACATGGCACTGGGCGAAAAGCTGGGATTTTTTATGAGCCAATGGATTCCCAACCGAATTGACGAGCTGATTATCTATTTCTCTGGAAAAATCAATGAATATGATACAAGCCCGCTGACTCGTGCTGTTTTAAAGGGATATTTGCGAAAAGTCGCTGGCAAAGAAGTCAACGAGGTCAACGTCATGTTCTTGATCAATACCCTCGGCATCACTGTCAAAGAAGTCAAAATGAGTAGTGCCGGAGAGTTCACTGAGATTATTGGCGTTGAAGCCAAAACTGATGGACTTGTCTTTCAAGCTGCCTCAACTTTCTACGGGAAGTCACACAGACTCGTGCAACTCAATTTCAATCCCATTGAAGCCTCTATGGAGGGGATTCTTCTATTGCTAGAAAACAAAGACAGGCCAGGAATCGTTGGCAAAGTTGGGACTATCCTTGGAGAACACGCCGTCAATATTGCAGCGATGTCGCTTGCCCGAGCAAAGGCCCAAGAAAAGGCAATTAGCATACTTAACTTAGACAACGTACCTAGTCCTGAAGTCTTAGCTCAAATACGCAATACGGAGGATATTTATAATGTGCGGTTAATTTCTCTATGA
- a CDS encoding DUF488 domain-containing protein — protein MGMVKKIRIKRVYEEPSAQDGYRVLVDRLWPRGMQKEQLKIDFWAKEWAPSDELRKWFAHDPQKWEAFSKKYVEELTSKENAIKEHLSNCPSPTVTLLYSAKDRLHNQAVVLKSFIESKLKDNA, from the coding sequence ATGGGAATGGTAAAAAAAATTCGCATTAAGCGCGTTTACGAGGAGCCTTCTGCACAAGATGGCTACAGGGTCCTTGTTGATAGGTTATGGCCCAGGGGAATGCAAAAAGAACAATTAAAAATCGATTTTTGGGCAAAAGAATGGGCTCCTTCGGATGAATTGCGAAAATGGTTTGCCCACGATCCTCAAAAATGGGAGGCATTTTCGAAAAAGTATGTAGAAGAACTTACTAGTAAAGAAAATGCCATCAAAGAGCACCTAAGCAATTGCCCTTCCCCAACTGTTACTCTCCTCTACAGTGCTAAAGACAGGTTGCATAATCAGGCAGTCGTTTTAAAATCTTTTATTGAATCAAAACTCAAAGATAATGCCTAA
- a CDS encoding HAD family hydrolase gives MRRLKAIIFDFDGTIAFSEKEAHLPACNEAFRTLGIPIQWSWEEFIALLELPGNQARMEYAYKQLYPSVAEEELKKVSNLWAETKKKLYIEKHVDKARLREGIKELIGQAVQERIAIAIVSTSIEEQIEAFLVRHLSELRPHIHPILGRRAGTKTASDSPLYRKCLEELGLGAEQVIAIEDSMNGLRCALKAGIKCVAVPNDYTACADFKGAVFVTADISRLNVSLLDSLLNPA, from the coding sequence ATGCGCAGGCTAAAAGCAATCATTTTTGATTTTGATGGAACGATTGCCTTCAGCGAAAAGGAAGCCCATCTGCCTGCATGCAATGAAGCATTTAGAACACTCGGTATACCTATCCAATGGTCTTGGGAAGAATTTATAGCTCTGCTGGAATTGCCTGGTAATCAAGCAAGGATGGAGTATGCTTATAAACAATTGTATCCTTCGGTAGCGGAGGAAGAATTAAAAAAAGTATCGAATCTTTGGGCTGAAACGAAAAAAAAACTTTATATTGAAAAACATGTCGATAAGGCACGCCTAAGAGAAGGAATAAAGGAATTAATCGGGCAAGCCGTGCAGGAGAGAATAGCTATTGCTATTGTTTCTACTTCTATTGAAGAACAAATCGAAGCCTTTCTTGTTCGTCATCTGTCTGAATTAAGGCCTCATATTCATCCTATTCTAGGAAGACGAGCTGGAACAAAAACAGCTTCAGACTCCCCCCTTTATAGGAAATGTCTAGAAGAGCTGGGCTTAGGAGCAGAACAGGTGATTGCCATAGAAGATTCGATGAACGGGTTACGTTGCGCATTGAAAGCAGGGATAAAATGTGTTGCCGTTCCTAATGATTATACGGCGTGTGCAGATTTCAAAGGAGCAGTCTTTGTAACGGCTGACATATCTAGGCTTAATGTTTCCCTGCTCGATTCGCTTCTTAATCCTGCTTAG